In one Bacteroidota bacterium genomic region, the following are encoded:
- the fumC gene encoding class II fumarate hydratase produces the protein METRKEKDTMGIVEVPAEKYWGAQTQRSKMNFKIGPEGSMPVEIIRAFAILKKAAALTNQELGVLPAEKAKIIAEVCDEILEGKLDDHFPLVIWQTGSGTQSNMNVNEVIANRAHVKLGGKLEEGPKPIHPNDDVNKAQSSNDTFPTAMHIAAYAMIVETTIPGVEMLRNTLAEKAKAFMDIVKIGRTHLMDATPLTLGQEFSGYVSQLDHGLKALRNTLPHLLELALGGTAVGTGINAPKGYDKLVAAKIAQLTGYPFVTADNKFEALSAHDAMVETSGALKTLAVSLLHIASNIRLSASGPRCGIGEINLPANEPGSSIMPGKVNPTQPEALTMVCAQVIGNDAAITVAGTHGHFQLNVFKPVMIYNLLQSARLLGDACVSFNENCAVGIEPNVKNIKTNLDNSLMLVTALNTHIGYENAAKIAKKAHEEGITLRESALGLGLVSAEQYDEWIDPTKMISPK, from the coding sequence TATGCCTGTTGAAATAATCCGGGCATTTGCTATCCTGAAGAAGGCGGCCGCACTCACAAACCAGGAATTAGGTGTTTTACCCGCTGAAAAGGCAAAGATTATTGCCGAAGTATGCGATGAGATCCTCGAGGGTAAACTCGATGATCATTTTCCTCTGGTTATATGGCAGACCGGCTCAGGTACCCAAAGCAACATGAATGTGAACGAAGTAATTGCTAACCGTGCCCATGTAAAACTGGGAGGCAAACTGGAGGAAGGCCCTAAACCTATCCACCCCAACGATGATGTGAACAAGGCGCAATCGTCGAACGATACTTTCCCGACAGCCATGCATATTGCCGCCTATGCGATGATCGTAGAAACGACCATCCCGGGCGTGGAAATGCTTCGCAATACCCTTGCTGAAAAGGCCAAAGCTTTCATGGACATCGTGAAGATCGGCCGTACACACCTGATGGATGCTACTCCGCTAACCCTCGGACAGGAGTTTTCCGGTTATGTTTCTCAATTGGATCACGGTTTGAAAGCACTCCGCAACACCTTGCCACACCTCCTGGAACTTGCGCTTGGCGGTACTGCCGTAGGTACGGGTATCAATGCTCCCAAAGGATATGATAAACTTGTCGCCGCTAAAATAGCCCAGCTTACCGGCTATCCTTTTGTGACCGCTGACAACAAGTTTGAAGCCCTTTCGGCACATGACGCCATGGTAGAGACTTCCGGAGCCTTGAAAACGCTTGCCGTAAGCCTTTTGCACATTGCAAGCAATATCCGGCTCTCGGCCTCCGGCCCCAGATGCGGCATTGGTGAAATCAACCTGCCTGCCAACGAACCCGGATCATCCATCATGCCCGGTAAGGTCAATCCTACCCAACCCGAAGCATTAACCATGGTTTGTGCCCAGGTGATCGGTAACGATGCTGCCATCACCGTTGCCGGCACACACGGACATTTCCAGTTGAATGTGTTCAAACCTGTGATGATCTATAATCTCCTGCAGTCGGCCAGGCTCCTTGGCGACGCCTGCGTCTCTTTCAACGAAAACTGTGCTGTGGGCATAGAACCCAATGTAAAGAATATCAAAACAAACCTCGATAATTCACTCATGCTTGTTACGGCGCTCAATACCCATATTGGCTACGAAAATGCCGCCAAAATTGCCAAGAAAGCGCATGAAGAGGGGATAACCCTCCGGGAAAGCGCTCTTGGGCTGGGCCTGGTTAGTGCTGAACAATATGATGAATGGATCGATCCCACCAAGATGATTTCACCCAAATAA
- a CDS encoding amidohydrolase, with amino-acid sequence MLQEIRRLTDVFFNELIEIRRHLHAHPELSKQEFRTAEYIAGLLKQWGIEYQDGIAGTGVVGLIRGKEPHSRNIALRADMDALPIREKNDLPYKSLNPGVMHACGHDVHMTCLLGTARILQEIRHSFTGSVRLIFQPTEESYPGGAKPMIEAGVLKNPDSALILGQHVYPELEAGKIGLKAGKYMASTDEIFLTVKGRGGHAAVPDRLIDPVLIAAHIVVALQQIVSRNASPVIPTVLSFGRIHSEGRTNIVPDEVKIEGIMRTFNEEWREEIKQRIRHMASTMAEAMGGSCDVFIDPGYPFLVNDETLTQKVKERAVEYLGKDNVADLEMRMTAEDFAYFAREIPGCFYRLGIRNESQGIVSNLHSATFNVDEESIRTGTGLMAWLAFSELMNP; translated from the coding sequence ATGCTTCAGGAAATCAGGCGTTTGACGGATGTTTTCTTTAATGAACTGATTGAGATACGCAGGCACCTGCATGCCCATCCTGAGTTGTCGAAACAGGAATTCAGGACGGCTGAATATATTGCCGGTTTGTTGAAACAGTGGGGGATTGAGTATCAGGATGGGATAGCAGGAACGGGTGTTGTTGGTCTGATCAGGGGCAAGGAACCCCATTCACGCAATATTGCGCTCCGGGCCGACATGGATGCCCTGCCCATACGGGAGAAAAATGATTTACCTTATAAATCACTGAATCCCGGGGTTATGCATGCATGCGGGCATGATGTCCATATGACCTGTTTGCTTGGCACAGCAAGAATTTTGCAGGAAATCCGGCATTCCTTTACAGGGAGCGTACGGCTTATCTTTCAACCAACGGAAGAATCGTACCCGGGTGGTGCCAAACCGATGATAGAGGCCGGTGTTTTGAAAAACCCCGATTCGGCACTAATCCTCGGACAGCATGTTTATCCTGAACTGGAAGCCGGCAAGATCGGCCTGAAAGCCGGGAAATACATGGCTTCCACCGATGAGATCTTCCTGACGGTCAAGGGCAGGGGAGGACATGCCGCAGTGCCTGACAGACTCATCGACCCGGTGCTGATCGCTGCCCATATTGTGGTCGCCCTCCAGCAAATTGTCAGCCGCAATGCTTCTCCGGTCATACCTACTGTGCTTTCTTTCGGCAGGATACATTCCGAAGGAAGAACCAATATCGTTCCGGATGAGGTTAAGATAGAAGGCATCATGCGTACCTTCAACGAGGAGTGGAGGGAGGAGATTAAACAACGTATCCGCCACATGGCTTCCACAATGGCTGAAGCCATGGGCGGTTCATGCGATGTATTTATTGACCCCGGTTACCCTTTCCTGGTAAATGATGAAACCCTTACGCAAAAGGTAAAAGAAAGAGCGGTGGAGTATCTGGGGAAAGATAATGTGGCCGATCTTGAAATGCGCATGACGGCCGAAGACTTCGCTTACTTTGCCAGGGAGATCCCGGGATGCTTTTACCGTTTGGGCATAAGGAACGAGTCGCAGGGAATTGTATCGAACCTGCATTCGGCTACCTTTAACGTGGATGAGGAAAGCATCAGGACCGGGACAGGTTTGATGGCCTGGCTTGCATTTTCTGAATTGATGAATCCATAA
- the mtnA gene encoding S-methyl-5-thioribose-1-phosphate isomerase, whose amino-acid sequence MKVNGIDYRTVWMEGSRVFMVQQNLLPFEFSIHICQDYESTCHAIRTMIVRGAGAIGAAAGFAMAQAFMQNSRERSADFLAKAKTDIEATRPTARNLFYAVDRVFNAGLQSVEHAIIEAQQIADEDAESSLAIGSFGNELIRDGYAIETHCNAGWLAFVDYGTALSPVYHAHETGKEIFVYVDETRPRSQGARLTAWELNNAGIPHVIVPDNAGAHLMSLGKIDMMIVGADRIALNGDVANKIGTLEKAIAARYFGIPFYVAAPLSTMDPECASGEDIFLEERSQDEVTYQTGPDESGHLRTVQVCSPGSEAINPAFDITPASLITGIITEKGVINADEFAGKEE is encoded by the coding sequence ATGAAAGTAAACGGAATAGATTACCGGACCGTCTGGATGGAAGGTTCACGGGTGTTCATGGTTCAGCAGAACCTTTTACCGTTTGAGTTTTCCATACATATTTGCCAGGATTATGAGTCGACCTGCCATGCCATACGTACCATGATAGTCAGGGGAGCCGGCGCTATAGGTGCGGCGGCAGGTTTTGCCATGGCCCAGGCTTTCATGCAGAACAGCAGGGAGCGATCGGCCGATTTCCTGGCAAAGGCCAAAACCGATATTGAGGCTACACGGCCTACAGCCAGGAATTTGTTTTATGCTGTCGACAGGGTCTTCAATGCAGGATTGCAGTCGGTGGAGCATGCCATCATCGAAGCACAGCAGATTGCCGATGAGGATGCCGAAAGCTCCCTTGCCATAGGTAGTTTCGGAAATGAACTGATCAGGGATGGATATGCCATAGAGACCCATTGCAATGCAGGATGGCTGGCCTTTGTGGATTACGGGACAGCGCTTTCCCCGGTTTATCATGCCCATGAAACAGGTAAGGAGATCTTTGTCTATGTCGACGAAACCCGTCCCAGAAGCCAGGGAGCAAGACTGACGGCCTGGGAGCTCAACAATGCCGGCATTCCTCATGTCATTGTTCCCGACAATGCCGGTGCCCACCTCATGTCGCTCGGAAAGATCGATATGATGATCGTTGGCGCTGACCGTATAGCATTGAACGGAGATGTTGCCAACAAGATCGGTACCCTTGAGAAAGCGATTGCGGCAAGATATTTCGGCATCCCTTTCTATGTAGCCGCTCCTTTATCCACCATGGACCCCGAGTGCGCTTCCGGAGAAGACATTTTCCTGGAAGAACGCAGCCAGGATGAGGTCACTTACCAGACAGGCCCGGATGAATCCGGCCACCTGCGGACAGTGCAGGTCTGTTCTCCGGGTTCCGAAGCCATCAATCCCGCTTTCGACATCACTCCCGCCTCTCTCATCACCGGTATTATTACCGAAAAAGGGGTGATCAACGCTGATGAGTTTGCTGGGAAAGAAGAGTAA
- a CDS encoding radical SAM protein, which produces MAGFLFSDMVFGPVNSRRLGVSLGINLLPTDYKFCTFNCVYCECGWTKSGDGNKFPLPSTGELREKLEAKMKDLADQGILPDAITFAGNGEPTLHPEFPDIMDMVITLRDKYFPDARITVLSNASQVHKEKIFMALRKADQNILKLDAGTDETFRKINQPKGNLTIRDVVDSLKKFEGKLIIQTLFMEGTINGQKVSNTGQEEIGKWIEHLREINPEYVMIYAIDRETPAENIRKLSFRELNEIADKVELAGFRTKVFG; this is translated from the coding sequence ATGGCTGGATTTCTTTTCTCGGATATGGTATTTGGGCCGGTGAACAGCCGGCGTCTCGGAGTTTCGCTGGGTATTAACCTCTTGCCAACGGATTATAAATTCTGTACTTTCAACTGCGTGTATTGCGAATGTGGCTGGACAAAGTCGGGCGATGGCAATAAGTTCCCGCTTCCTTCCACCGGTGAACTCCGTGAAAAACTTGAAGCAAAGATGAAGGATCTGGCTGACCAGGGCATCCTTCCCGATGCCATCACTTTTGCAGGAAACGGCGAACCCACTTTGCATCCGGAGTTCCCGGATATCATGGATATGGTGATCACATTAAGGGACAAATACTTTCCTGATGCCAGGATAACCGTTTTATCCAACGCAAGCCAGGTGCATAAAGAAAAGATCTTTATGGCCCTGCGTAAGGCCGACCAGAACATTCTGAAACTGGATGCCGGCACCGATGAGACTTTCAGAAAGATAAACCAGCCCAAAGGGAATCTCACGATCAGGGATGTCGTTGACAGCCTGAAAAAATTCGAAGGCAAGCTGATCATTCAAACATTGTTCATGGAAGGAACCATCAACGGGCAAAAGGTAAGCAATACCGGTCAGGAGGAGATCGGGAAATGGATTGAACACCTTCGCGAAATCAACCCGGAATACGTGATGATCTATGCCATAGACCGGGAAACACCGGCGGAAAACATCCGTAAGCTCAGTTTCAGGGAGCTCAATGAAATTGCGGATAAGGTTGAACTTGCAGGATTCAGGACTAAAGTTTTTGGATAA
- a CDS encoding polyprenyl synthetase family protein: MGKLDEIRAPIKDHIQGFEKYFRSSMKSSVPLLDKVMQYILKRKGKQMRPMFVFLSASVCGGINDSTYRAAALIELLHTATLVHDDVVDDSNERRGFFSINALWKNKIAVLVGDYLLSRGLLLSVNHNDHELLKIVSDAVREMSEGELLQIEKARRLDIKEDIYFEIIRKKTASLIASCCACGAQSSGVPAETVEKMRSFGEKVGIAFQIKDDLFDYEKSNETGKPRGIDIKEKKLTLPLIYLLNHSDKGTRRGIIRNIKRYSDNGQKVSEIISRVNGNGGIEYARSKMIEYRQEALNILDSFPESIYRQSMHDLVIYTTERNK, encoded by the coding sequence ATGGGTAAACTTGATGAAATAAGGGCACCGATCAAAGATCACATCCAGGGATTTGAAAAGTATTTCAGGTCTTCAATGAAGAGTTCCGTTCCTCTTTTGGATAAGGTGATGCAATACATTCTGAAGCGCAAGGGCAAGCAGATGCGCCCGATGTTTGTCTTTCTTTCGGCTTCGGTCTGCGGGGGTATCAACGATTCTACCTATCGGGCAGCAGCCCTGATTGAACTGCTGCATACAGCTACCCTGGTGCACGATGATGTGGTGGACGATTCAAACGAAAGGCGGGGTTTTTTTTCCATCAATGCCCTTTGGAAGAATAAAATTGCGGTTCTGGTCGGGGATTACCTGTTATCCAGGGGTTTATTGCTGTCGGTCAACCATAACGACCATGAATTGCTGAAGATAGTCTCTGATGCAGTAAGGGAGATGAGCGAAGGGGAGTTGCTGCAGATCGAAAAAGCACGCCGCCTGGATATCAAGGAAGACATATATTTTGAGATCATCCGTAAGAAGACGGCCTCTCTGATTGCAAGTTGTTGTGCCTGTGGCGCACAATCATCGGGGGTGCCTGCGGAAACGGTTGAAAAGATGAGATCATTCGGTGAAAAGGTAGGCATCGCTTTTCAGATCAAAGACGATCTGTTCGATTACGAAAAATCGAACGAAACAGGCAAACCCCGGGGTATAGATATCAAGGAAAAGAAACTCACCCTTCCTTTAATTTATTTGCTGAACCATTCCGACAAAGGCACACGGAGGGGTATCATCCGTAATATAAAAAGGTACAGCGATAACGGGCAGAAAGTGTCGGAGATCATTTCCCGGGTTAACGGCAATGGAGGTATTGAATATGCCCGGAGTAAGATGATTGAATACCGCCAGGAAGCATTAAACATCCTGGATTCATTTCCTGAAAGTATTTACAGGCAATCGATGCATGACCTTGTGATATATACTACCGAAAGAAACAAATGA
- a CDS encoding sensor histidine kinase — protein sequence MKFEDPKSLASTNAALTVLFFSLIYSILGFSFGGFNFLILIIIDAALFIFLYFLIRYTADKFIYDKIKIIYKSIHNLKVVESGKGKIRIARKSIDNVNQEVIEWGEQQRKEIMQLKQLANYRREFLGNISHELKTPIFNIQGYVLTLLDGGLDDPRINKEYLLRTEKSINRMIAIVEDLEAISQLESGELKLEVSKFNIVALTREIIEFLEIKAKKRDIKIKLDRNYEKPIFISADKKRIRQVLINLIDNSIKYGRDHDGKTVISFFDMDEHVLVEVTDNGIGIDKENIPRIFERFYRTDKGRSREQGGTGLGLAIVKHIIEAHNEAINVRSSLGIGTTFGFTLKKA from the coding sequence ATGAAATTTGAAGACCCGAAGAGCCTTGCCTCTACCAATGCAGCATTAACTGTGCTGTTTTTCAGTTTAATCTACTCTATTCTTGGTTTTTCATTCGGAGGTTTCAACTTCCTGATACTTATTATCATCGATGCAGCTCTTTTTATTTTCCTGTATTTTCTCATCCGATATACTGCCGATAAATTTATCTACGACAAGATCAAGATCATTTATAAATCTATACATAATCTTAAAGTTGTCGAATCAGGAAAAGGTAAGATCAGGATTGCCAGAAAATCCATTGATAATGTCAACCAGGAAGTCATAGAATGGGGTGAACAGCAACGCAAGGAGATCATGCAACTCAAACAGCTTGCCAATTACCGGAGAGAATTCCTGGGAAATATCTCCCATGAACTGAAAACGCCCATTTTCAATATCCAGGGTTATGTGCTTACCCTGCTCGACGGTGGGTTGGATGATCCCAGGATCAATAAAGAATACCTGCTGAGAACGGAGAAGAGCATCAACAGGATGATTGCCATTGTTGAAGATCTTGAGGCCATCTCCCAACTGGAAAGCGGTGAATTAAAGCTGGAAGTAAGCAAATTCAATATAGTGGCCCTTACACGGGAAATAATTGAATTTCTGGAAATTAAAGCGAAAAAGAGGGATATCAAAATCAAACTCGACCGGAATTATGAAAAGCCCATTTTTATTTCGGCCGACAAAAAACGCATACGGCAGGTATTGATCAACCTGATCGATAATTCCATCAAATACGGCCGGGATCACGACGGGAAAACGGTAATCAGTTTTTTTGATATGGATGAACATGTTTTGGTGGAGGTGACGGACAATGGGATAGGAATCGATAAAGAAAACATACCCCGGATTTTTGAACGTTTTTACCGCACCGACAAAGGAAGGTCGCGGGAACAAGGAGGCACGGGGCTGGGTCTTGCCATTGTCAAACACATCATTGAAGCCCATAACGAAGCCATCAATGTTAGAAGCAGCCTGGGAATCGGAACAACATTCGGATTTACTCTGAAAAAAGCCTGA
- a CDS encoding response regulator transcription factor, which produces MSKKEYKLLLVDDEPDVLEFLGYNLKKEGYEIHTASNGREAIRLAKEVQPHLIILDVMMPEMDGIETCQEIKRLDKLGNTIVIFLTARGEDYSQIAGFDAGADDYVTKPIKPKVLTSRIKALLRRYKEEEEQVEEQVQLKEFTIDKERFIVIKDGKEISLPKKEFELLLLLTSKPNKVFSREEIFSRVWGNNVIVGDRTIDVHVRKIREKLDISNIKTVKGVGYKFET; this is translated from the coding sequence ATGAGTAAAAAAGAGTATAAACTCCTTCTTGTCGATGACGAACCCGATGTTCTTGAATTTCTTGGGTATAACCTGAAAAAGGAAGGATACGAAATTCATACGGCATCCAACGGCAGGGAGGCCATACGACTGGCAAAGGAAGTCCAGCCCCATCTGATCATATTGGACGTAATGATGCCAGAAATGGACGGCATAGAGACCTGCCAGGAAATAAAAAGGTTAGATAAACTTGGCAACACCATCGTTATTTTTCTTACCGCCCGGGGGGAAGATTATTCACAAATCGCAGGATTCGATGCCGGCGCTGATGACTATGTCACAAAACCCATCAAACCAAAAGTGCTGACCAGCCGCATCAAAGCCTTACTCCGAAGATACAAGGAAGAAGAGGAACAGGTAGAAGAGCAGGTACAACTTAAGGAATTCACCATCGATAAGGAAAGGTTCATCGTAATCAAAGATGGAAAGGAGATTTCATTGCCAAAGAAGGAATTTGAATTGTTGTTGCTGCTGACATCAAAACCGAACAAAGTGTTTTCAAGGGAAGAGATCTTTTCAAGGGTTTGGGGAAACAATGTGATCGTGGGTGACCGGACCATTGATGTTCACGTCAGGAAAATCAGGGAAAAGTTGGACATCAGCAATATCAAGACCGTTAAGGGTGTAGGGTATAAATTCGAAACCTGA
- a CDS encoding endonuclease domain-containing protein, which translates to MKYPEIKKIARELRRNPTPAEKLLWFYLKNRKLQGRKFLRQHPIIYENVENELFFFIPDFYCSEERLAIELDGPVHDYQKDRDKKRDLILGTKNIRVLRIRNEELMDIDAVLLKICNAFK; encoded by the coding sequence ATGAAATACCCTGAAATTAAGAAAATTGCAAGGGAGTTACGACGTAATCCGACTCCCGCTGAGAAGCTTTTATGGTTTTATTTGAAAAACAGGAAGCTGCAAGGTCGTAAATTTTTAAGGCAACACCCCATCATTTATGAAAATGTAGAAAATGAACTGTTTTTTTTTATTCCTGATTTTTACTGTAGTGAAGAAAGGCTTGCAATAGAGCTGGATGGTCCGGTCCATGATTATCAAAAGGATCGGGATAAAAAGCGTGATTTAATTCTTGGGACAAAGAATATCCGTGTCCTTCGTATAAGAAATGAAGAGTTGATGGATATTGATGCTGTTTTATTAAAGATTTGCAATGCTTTTAAATAG
- a CDS encoding CAP domain-containing protein has translation MILAFSNWLILCFLVISPGPSYSTFDPVSVCLSQEEYELYNNINRYRNSKGLPSLQLSASLTYVAQIHARDLQDHYGHGKRCNLHSWSNHGPWKPCCYTDDHKKAACMWYKPNELTGFEGIGYEMVFYSTYPGDVSNMAQGALNGWKNSSKHNEMIIHKGMWKQISWKTIGIGIVENYAVVWFSDTPDPRPIPLLCE, from the coding sequence ATGATCCTGGCATTTTCGAATTGGCTGATACTTTGCTTCCTGGTTATTTCTCCCGGACCTTCATACTCGACTTTTGATCCTGTATCGGTTTGCCTATCACAGGAAGAGTATGAATTATATAACAATATCAATCGCTACAGGAATTCAAAGGGATTACCTTCCCTGCAGCTTTCCGCTTCGCTTACCTATGTGGCTCAGATTCACGCACGGGATCTTCAGGATCATTATGGCCATGGTAAAAGATGCAACCTGCACAGCTGGTCAAACCACGGTCCATGGAAACCCTGTTGCTATACCGATGATCATAAAAAGGCAGCATGCATGTGGTACAAGCCCAATGAACTGACAGGTTTCGAGGGGATTGGTTATGAAATGGTTTTTTATAGCACTTATCCCGGTGATGTTTCCAATATGGCCCAGGGAGCTCTGAACGGCTGGAAAAACAGTTCCAAACACAATGAAATGATCATTCACAAAGGAATGTGGAAGCAGATTTCCTGGAAAACAATCGGAATTGGCATTGTTGAAAACTATGCCGTGGTGTGGTTCAGCGATACCCCTGATCCCCGACCTATCCCTCTTTTATGTGAGTGA
- a CDS encoding PorT family protein, protein MRRLLLLILTVIAINAARSQEFSGGAFFGIVGSEVDGDTLGGLNKVGMAGGFFTNLQFADKMYVQMELSYIQKGSQKNADYDKSDFGSFKIKTDYIEIPVLFQFMPFDWAKLEIGPSISFLVVGKEYIDGYENTPAVDFRPVTYNAIVGANVNPLPNLAFNIRFNTSINTIREGGLQSGYVKRFPFFEWGQYHNCLIISLQYRFLKLGRKL, encoded by the coding sequence ATGCGCAGATTACTACTCCTTATCTTAACTGTTATCGCCATTAATGCTGCAAGATCACAGGAATTCAGCGGCGGGGCTTTCTTTGGTATCGTGGGCAGTGAAGTGGATGGCGATACTCTTGGTGGGCTGAATAAAGTTGGCATGGCCGGTGGTTTTTTTACTAACCTTCAGTTTGCCGATAAAATGTATGTTCAGATGGAACTGTCTTATATCCAGAAAGGAAGCCAGAAGAATGCCGATTATGATAAAAGTGATTTTGGTTCCTTCAAGATCAAGACAGATTATATCGAAATCCCTGTTTTATTCCAGTTTATGCCTTTTGATTGGGCCAAACTCGAGATCGGCCCTTCCATCTCATTCCTGGTTGTAGGCAAAGAATACATTGACGGTTATGAAAATACCCCTGCCGTTGATTTCCGGCCGGTTACCTATAATGCCATTGTTGGAGCCAACGTGAATCCTTTACCCAACCTTGCTTTCAATATTCGTTTTAATACTTCCATTAATACCATACGCGAAGGAGGATTGCAAAGCGGTTACGTCAAACGTTTTCCTTTCTTTGAATGGGGCCAGTATCACAATTGCCTCATCATATCCCTGCAGTACCGTTTCCTGAAACTGGGCAGGAAATTGTAA
- a CDS encoding thioredoxin family protein, whose protein sequence is MPAVFTNQIPLGFSAPDFNLPDVVSGRKLSLNDLKSEKATVIMFICNHCPYVNYVIQGIVDLANDYIPLGVSFIAINSNDVEKYPDDHPDLMKDVATRLQFPFPYLFDEDQETARAYNAACTPDFNIFDGMMRCVYRGQLDDARPGNNEPVTGKDIRNALNAILEGREITEEQKPSVGCSIKWKTT, encoded by the coding sequence ATGCCGGCAGTATTCACAAATCAGATACCATTGGGGTTCAGCGCCCCGGATTTTAACCTACCGGATGTTGTTTCCGGCCGTAAGCTTTCCCTGAATGACCTGAAATCGGAAAAAGCTACTGTGATCATGTTTATCTGTAATCATTGTCCGTACGTCAACTATGTGATTCAGGGTATAGTCGACCTGGCCAATGATTATATTCCCTTGGGAGTATCTTTCATAGCCATAAACTCCAACGATGTTGAAAAGTATCCCGATGATCACCCGGATCTGATGAAGGATGTAGCAACCAGGCTGCAATTTCCGTTTCCATATCTTTTCGATGAGGACCAGGAGACAGCAAGAGCCTACAATGCGGCATGCACGCCCGATTTTAATATCTTCGATGGTATGATGAGATGTGTTTACAGGGGGCAACTGGATGATGCAAGGCCGGGTAACAATGAACCAGTAACTGGAAAGGATATAAGAAATGCCCTTAACGCCATCCTGGAGGGAAGGGAGATAACTGAAGAGCAAAAGCCCAGCGTTGGCTGCAGCATAAAATGGAAAACCACCTAA
- the queG gene encoding tRNA epoxyqueuosine(34) reductase QueG yields MSNPDLKEYTYRMKSLLQEEGFQAAGIARAEELAHTRDHFLQWLEKGYHGTMKYMENHVEKRLDPRELVPGALSVVTILDFYPSPVYDDSYKIAAYAKGKDYHTAIRERLHRVAKRFGNDDKSFRYRVFTDSAPVMDKVWAVKAGLGWTGKNTCLINNKFGSFCFIGHIICNREFEYDEPSIKNYCGTCTRCMDACPTEAIIAPGILDARKCISYLTIENRSLSSQELKGKTGRWIFGCDICQEVCPWNSKSSPLLHKEYLPTDEIVSVKISQWENLTEEDFEKIFRGTAVHRTGFDILKRNIEAADLL; encoded by the coding sequence ATGTCTAACCCGGACCTGAAAGAATACACCTACAGGATGAAGTCCCTGCTGCAGGAAGAAGGTTTCCAGGCAGCGGGGATTGCCAGAGCAGAGGAACTGGCCCACACCCGCGACCATTTCCTGCAATGGCTCGAAAAAGGATATCATGGCACCATGAAATACATGGAAAACCATGTAGAAAAACGGCTTGATCCCCGTGAACTTGTGCCCGGAGCATTATCGGTCGTGACCATCCTGGATTTCTATCCATCTCCTGTATATGATGACAGCTACAAAATCGCTGCCTACGCAAAAGGCAAAGATTATCACACTGCCATCCGGGAACGACTTCACAGGGTTGCAAAGAGGTTTGGCAATGATGACAAAAGCTTCCGCTACCGTGTTTTCACCGATTCAGCACCTGTAATGGATAAAGTGTGGGCCGTAAAAGCAGGATTGGGCTGGACAGGGAAAAACACCTGCCTCATTAACAACAAATTCGGGAGTTTCTGCTTCATCGGGCATATTATCTGTAACCGGGAATTCGAGTATGATGAACCATCGATAAAAAATTACTGTGGAACCTGCACCCGTTGCATGGATGCATGTCCAACAGAAGCCATTATTGCCCCGGGCATCCTGGATGCCAGGAAATGTATTTCCTATCTGACCATTGAAAACAGAAGCTTGTCATCACAGGAACTGAAAGGGAAAACCGGCAGATGGATCTTCGGTTGCGATATCTGCCAGGAAGTATGCCCCTGGAACAGCAAAAGTTCTCCCCTTCTCCACAAGGAATATTTACCCACGGATGAAATCGTCTCTGTGAAGATCTCACAATGGGAAAACCTGACAGAAGAAGATTTTGAAAAGATTTTCAGAGGAACGGCCGTGCATCGCACCGGATTCGACATCCTGAAGCGCAACATTGAAGCCGCAGATTTGTTATAA